AACTCCACTGACAAAGTGAGTTTTAAAAACCAATTAATACTCAAAAAATGACTAAAATTAACCaattttctgtgaaatatttcTTCCTTTTAATTCAATTCTGGAGACGAAATACATTGTACCTATTTTTCGAAAGCTCAACTTACCGTGAACGAACGCTGTATTATGAATTACAAACTATAGGCGAGTAGCAACAACTCACCTGGTATTGGTAGAGGCGTTTGGAGCCAAGTCTGTGTCGGACTGCCACTACTTGATGGACCATATAACAACGTCGTAACACACACCTTCGGGTGTTCCTTCTTCGTGATGATGCTTTCCATGCTTTAATATCACGTGATTTTAACGAAACAAATCACTTCAGGTAGTTTAGTAAATCTTACGAGCACCAACTGACGCAGAAATCGGCaaacaaaattactgaaaacTGAGGAGAAACAGTGTTCAAACAGTAAAAACTGAGATGATAATACGTACATTTGAGCATAACGTGGAatataaacatactttataaaGAGTTGTCACGTCTAAAGCTTGTAATTTGTACTTCTAGCACAAATCATACGccttagttttaattattatataaagtcACATGACACCGTGCAATGATGTTAGATGGCTTGTTACCTTTCTACTAAATGTTGACACTAATGTACGGTCTCTAACAGCTAAAGAGAGCACTTGTGTCTTACACGTGCAAGAGTGCTTTACCAGCGTTTCTTGGGTTAGCGGGTCAGTGACGGTTTCATCCCAATCGATCCACCAATAAAGTTACCAGTTCGAATGAGAAACCCAAGCTGAACATACTGTTAATACAGATTATACGTGGAGGCGTATATAAACTTGGCAACACTTTAGATTCCAGTTTAGTCAGACTGCTAGACGGCGAGTGTACTTTAAACAAAACACGCATACATGGCGCATGCTACTGAACTGTTGTTATATCTAAGCGTTTCAATCCTTAGCACGTGATCCAATCTTAGCAGGAGCTAGATTTCACGTTCGCTaacaaaaacactattttttaagttataacaagcacacaaatataaaaaataaaaatcaatttctACAAAAGAAGGGCTAGGATATTTAGACAAAACCGATGCTGGTATATCGGTACTGTAGCTACCACTCTGTGTTATTTCTCCACAACCGGCATTCTTTACCGGAGAATTATGTAGTCGTGCCCATCCATATATTCAGAACAAAACTGGGGCAGATTATAGGCCACAGGTAAAACATAAAGGAGATTACAAATCTatggtgaaaaaacaaaacaaaaacacttcgtGCAAGCGCCGGCAAAGAGCGACCAATCACCAGGTTGCCTTTTTGAAGATCCCGCCTCTCTTTTGGAAAAGAATGACGATAGATATTGGCCTAGCATGACACAGAATTCAGCTTATCTCTCTCCTTCGGGTCGGCCTGAATATCAAGGTAACTTGGTTATCATCGGCCAATAGTTTCCCAGGTGAAGCAAAGGCGGAAATGACGTAATTTATATCAGTGAAGCGTCATAAAGCTCATACTAAAAACCTGAAGTGAtacaaatgtgtaaaataaactttgaaagctactttagatacaaaataattattttgtaaatttgtaaaataacattcatttcagacataaacatcaaaaacactttattattaacgttttgtttttgaatttcgcacaaagctactcgagggctatctgtgctagccgtccctaatttagcagtgtaaggcagctagtcctcaccacccaccgccaactcttgggctactcttttaccaacgaatagtgggattgatcttaacattataacgcccccacggctgggagggcgagcatgtttggagcgacgcgggcgcgaacccgcgaccctcggattacgagtcgcccgccttaacgcgcttggacatgccgggcctattattaacgtacacaatattttaaaaattattactctGACCTAGGATAACACAACGAGATTTAGCTCTCAGTTTTTCAggaaaccaaacaaataaacacgaaTAGTTAATTTGTTGGTTTTtcttcaatttcacgcaaagctactcggggactatctgcgatagccgtccaaAATTAGTGGTGagatactagagggaaggcaactattcgacaccacccgctgccaacactcaagctactattttactaagaAGTTGGAGAGTTGTCCAAAACGTTATAACGCTACTGCGGCACAAGAATGAGCATGCTCAGTGAGATGAAATCAAACCCATTATCTGGAAATTACGAGTAGAGCGTGCTAATCATTAATGCCCCCCCCTGCCTGGATGGTAAGTACACGTTCaattagagcagtggttcccaaactagGGGTAAATTACCCCGTGggggtaatttaacaatttatcgggggtaatggaggggtgacagaaaaaaaagttaaaattctgaaaatcaagaaaacattgaggtagctggtattaggattaatgttaacttaatcttagtatgtaaagttgtaaattaaacctattttaagtaggtaataaagttaaaccaaataacaataaacaccaaaaactaatatacagtagtagaaaagaaaaaatatgtatctaagtgtgtggtaacctaaaagtattttgacaagtatgctTCAGAACACAAGTCACTCAGTAACCCTGATGACTCATCGACGTGTCCAGCACGCGTCACTCACTGCCTGAGGTTGCCTCTATTTCACACTGTCAGTTTCTATGTGAGCATCAGCCGAGGTAGACAAAACCTGGTATGTATGTGTACTGCCCTGtgcagtatagttagtatttacctactattacatcattcctatgctgaataagctcttttaatgctatctagaatgccatgaaaaaataaataataagttcacattgttcacacttttttatgcagtttttccttttctttttctgCAGATTAAACAATGAAATGTCTAAAAAGCGCACCTACTCTGACGCCTTTCTTCGCTATGGCTTTGTGAATTTACCTTCTGGTGGAGAGGATCGGCCACAATGTGTAGTATGTCACaaagtgttgacaaatgaaagcctcaagccatcaaaactctcagctcacctccagaagtgccatccaaatcttcaaaatgaggatCAGGCTTATTTTCAGCGCTGGGCTGCAGCACTGAAGAATATCCAGTTCGGTTCATctggaattcaagcccaaaagcttcaagctgcggtcgaagcatcttactttgttgcatataaagttgccGAACAACAAAAATGCCACACCATTGCAGAGAATCTGATTATGCCTTGTGCATACGAGATGGTAAGCAAGGTATGTGGGGAGGATCAAGCGAGTGTCATAtctctatcaaacaacacaatccgccgacgagtcgatgacatggcatcagatattctgtcccaagttacAACAGAGATCAAGGAGATCCTTGCAATTTGATGAATCGTGTGACGTAGCCAGTTGTGCTGTTCTCCTTGGGTTTGTTCGTTACGTCCACCaggacaagatcaaagaagagttCCTATTATGCGAAGATCTGTTGACAACCACGAAGggagaagatatcttcaatatcatcaacagtttctttaccacgaatggattggattggaacagcgttcaacaggtagggagagatgtttatataaagtctagattagtatagatacaatgaattacatggcatatagtcatatagttttatttattgtacaagtagctgtagtgtagctaatattttatacataattcacaaaaaagtatcgtgcctgtcgtactgaaatactaaagtaccaaaataaattaaattaaattaaaaccatataattataacgcaaaagataagtaagaatgactaactgacgcaatctataatggtttttcttttttaatctaggtCGATGGAGCACCGTCGATGATGGGTCGTAATCGTGGATTACGGGGCCCCATACAAGCTGTGAATCCAGAAATTTCTGTAGATCATTGCATCATTCATCGGTACTCTCTTGGATCAAAAAGCCTGCCTGgtaatctgaaattagtgtttgaagatgtgttgaaaatcGTCAATTTCATCAAGTCCAGAGATGTGAATTCGTGCATATTCAGGGAGCTGTGCAAGGAAATGGGagagcagtatcaagttctgctcTACCACACCGATGTTTGCTGGTTGTCACGAGGCAAGGTTGTACGTCGAGTCATTGAGCTCCGAACGGCTCTtcaggaatttctgaaacaagaagaatctccttttgctaccaagttcactgataagggtggcttgctcgactttgttacttggctgacatatttgcggagctgaacagtgataatctgcaactccagggccaaaacacgactgtcattgatgcccatcacactgtgactgcatttctgggaaaactgagactctggattcgacgcttggagaaaggagtgatcgctcagtttcccaccctagaccagtttgttgaggagaatagttatgatactggatcacttttacagaccatcaacaaagagatgaGCGACTATTTGAAGGGGCTTGAAACAAGCATGCAGCACTACTTTCCAGAGAGTGACCTAAAAACAGCCAGTCTTCAGTGGATCATTCATCCCTTTTCTGTACCTGATGAGGCCATTCATGATGATGATTTCCCTGCAAAGAAGGAGTGGATCACAATGCGAGCAAATGAAGCCTTGAAagtcaaattccaaaaccaaaatgcaGATTCCTTTTGGATTTCACAACTAGCTGACTCGCCAACTCTGTCCAAGAGAGCCTTGAAGTTGTTGGTATCATTCTCAACAACGTATCTGTGCGAAAAGGGGTTCTCAACCGTGCtggggatgaaaacaaaaaagaggactcgtttgaatgttgcaaacgatgccaggctggcactttcaaccacaaagccaagaattcctaaactagcttcaagtatgcaactccatccatcccactgatgttcttgacatctttggcaatattcattaaaatgcacaatgatcaaatacaataattaaaagtgtaattcagtgtaaataaattgtaaataaatatagtgcaatatatctctagtttaatttagccatatatatcaatgttgaaaacattttgtgaaaggggtaacatgcttaatgtggcatgttaaattgggtaacaagctgaaaaagtttgggaaccactgaatTAGAGTGTTACAATTTGTAACCACTGCTTTATTACTATCAGGGGCTAAGTGAGACACTGAACAAATGCCTGGCGAGTAGGCAATGTTGACACATTTTTAGAAACCGATTCATTTGAGTTTAATTCTTTAGCCAGTATGTAGAACATGAAAATTCATTGGGCCACTGTTAGTGATATTGCCTGGGCTGGTTCTTTAAAGACAATGCATCCATCGTTACTACGTTCTTTGAATTTAAACTAACTATAGACTATGGTTTATTAAGTAATGATGTCGCGAAGacgtgtttattttgttttaaacgcAGAGTTGCATATCGCAGGAATTAAACTCCAGATTGTAGCATTATAGATTCCTTAATACGACTGCTCAGCCATCCAAGGGTGGAAAGTGACTAAAACCGCAACGACGGTTTTATGTTAAACTGTTGTGACAAAAAGTTGTCTTTGAAAGCCGTCTATGTATTCATGGAGCCGCCGCTAACGTCCTGGGCAGAACATAAGGATTCTTGTTACTGTTCATTATGCAACAGTTATACCgtcatatatttactttaatacctgcatttgtttcagtataattTCTTatacatgtgacgtatattgttggatgtgtattgcttaagtcccgcctgttctttCAGTTTGTAGAACAGTCTCGAAAGCAAAAATCAACAATATGCGATTTacgaaacatttttaaacattcgaAATTCTGGCGTGAAGGTATGAAAGCGCCAAATAAGAATATTATCAcgatattattggtcagctaaagttaatatactataagcctcaaaatttataattgtgattaaagcttattaatcagaaaactatacaatttgaccagaaacttttacagattttgaacattacaaaccgttaaaTTTCAGCGAATTAATTTccgacgttaatatttctacgaggacattaaatatcttcgtcggtaaaaagtcagcGACGTGAAGCCAACCAAGCTAACCAggttaagcgaggtgtaacaatatcaactcaaaattaatttgctcgttgtgGACCTTGATTGTcgataaattattcagttttaaacgagaaactcatttgaaatgaaatttttttaagacagcttgtatgggtattaaaactttaaataaaacaaagtacatgtcacgtattataatttatctcggacgagtctccgatttactATGTAACTCACATtgcttattattatttcaaataactgaaaattttaatttgagcttagtagttaattaaatgttaatgtgtatcaaatttttgttatttatcaacaagactcatacacacaatttttaaacacaaatatattttaatatataacaaaaacaatttataataacggttattactaatagttattgtaaatgatggtttatatacaacagttttataaattacagtCAATACTGGATCTTATATCCGGtatggaactaaatatttttatcggcgatccaagtccacgacgagcctattaattctgaattgatattgttgcacctcgcttaagctaacgaCATCTCTCTTGGCTAGCCTCACACCGGTTAGAAGTTGACTTCTTACCAAAGAAGATATAACAAGATAGAAATAGAAGATAGAAacaataacgtccgaagtaatctGCTGAacttgaacggtttgtaatgttcgaaatctacaacgTTCATGGTAAActtctgtaattttttaaatttttagaggttaatcacaattatagttccCAGACCTATAGagtactgactgtagctgttcAATAATATTCTTCTCCTCCGTCTCTCGGCTAGCTGCTTTTATTTATAGGAATCACGCGATTCTGTAGAAATTTCGACAAAATTCTAGCGCTTTTTCATCAAACAAGCATTGTTGATTTTTGCTCTCAAAaacgttctacaaatttcgagaacaggcaagACTTGTGCAATACAGTCAAGAATGTACGTTACATgcaaatataaaactatacagaaacaaacgAAGGCTCTAAAGCAAACATATAACGGTAAATTTGttacatacagaacaatgtttcaaacttcttaggtcatcttcaggttaacaaagaaagtttgtaaactCCATCCATATGTAGACATGAATGCTTTGGATGTTGcctccttttcttttttcaaatgcCAACAATTCGACATAACATGACCAGgtcttttattacaaaaatgacaGACAAACCTTGATGATTATGATGATGTTTATTCTGACTGTCAGAAGATTTCGAACTAGAAGAGCTGGATTTTTCAGAAGATTTCTCAACTTTAGTGGATTAGACAGGTACAAGTTTCTGCTGAGATGGCAGGAATTTCTTTTTATACAAattggttttatgtgttaaagtatAATAATCAGAGCAACTGCTTCCTGTAGTgcttcaactttcttttcatttaagtaagtttaaattaataatgaccatttttcaaTGGTTcattccatggtttgggcaactttctcaaaatgatggaaatatttatcaacgtCATTTTCATTGAAAGGTAGGACATTGATATATCGACTGAGTTCAAAATTGTCATTTTGCCTTGATCGATTGAAGTaaagtctaatttccatttctttcagcttCGATAGGGCTTGTTCAAGCTCGATTTGTCTGAGTTTTAACTGGGTTTCTAACTTAtatttatcactcaactctgattggctagtggTAACACTAGAGTGTTTCCCTAATGCTTCCTCAAACAACAAATCATAATTGACTAGTATTTCGACAATATGCTTTTATAGTTCgtttttttctcattgatttcttAACTTTCAACTCTAAAATTTtggcatttttatttacttttgtttgtgggagggtgattcaagaaaatattgataatcagacatgatcaaatcttgttggtGCTGATAAATACAAattgaattaaatttttaattttaatttagaatgaattttgtctctgattaaGGTCTTGAACACAAGCCCCCAGATTATCAtgctacatattataatttacctcGAATGAGTCTTCGATTTATCATAAAACGTATGTAACGATTTTAAATAGAgggaaatttgaatttgatgtTGAAGTTGATTAAATGCCAATATGTATCAAATGTGTGATATTTGCTA
This genomic window from Tachypleus tridentatus isolate NWPU-2018 chromosome 10, ASM421037v1, whole genome shotgun sequence contains:
- the LOC143230716 gene encoding zinc finger BED domain-containing protein 5-like; translated protein: MTWHQIFCPKLQQRSRRSLQFDESCDVASCAVLLGFVRYVHQDKIKEEFLLCEDLLTTTKGEDIFNIINSFFTTNGLDWNSVQQVDGAPSMMGRNRGLRGPIQAVNPEISVDHCIIHRYSLGSKSLPGNLKLVFEDVLKIVNFIKSRDVNSCIFRELCKEMGEQYQVLLYHTDVCWLSRGKVVRRVIELRTALQEFLKQEESPFATKFTDKGGLLDFVTWLTYLRS